From Solea solea chromosome 20, fSolSol10.1, whole genome shotgun sequence, one genomic window encodes:
- the LOC131447846 gene encoding uncharacterized protein LOC131447846, with product MPTSARPDGISDSCGAFRSVDDERFSAVGCSFAPVPAPSPQPQSESDSDLCEVSPSVEERRGVHHGGPAGDGDVQGYHDDGRFPVRVGSNDVRQSSEWLLGSRNGPDSHKCFGALGSVSSAETFPAISPRPSCSGENRQLHCGSLCQPSGRHSLTTVTQVGSGDDTVEQHQAPITQGNTCAGSSEQRGGLDVSWESSVRRMVSAPAGCGPDLEEIRPSRRRSLRLAGKRPLSAVFLPVGHHCTSRCGCSGSPVAKRAALRIPSPQSDFPHPGQGEGAESVSHTGGAKMAVQTLGGGNSSDVGGRPLASAHTQRPPVPGTRGDLPPPPRPRGALGLARERFNLDAAGLPPQVIDTIQSARASSTRALYGCKWRVFEEWCESRLTVPFQCSVVDLLCFLQELVDKGRAFSTVKVYLAAISACHVGFGDKPVGQHPLVCCFMKGARRKLPVSRHLVPLWDLLVVLDALSRHPFEPLEAVGMKFVSLKTVLLLALSTAKRVSDLQALSIRPSCLQFGPGLSKVCLRPNPAFVPKVVESAYRCPTVELLAFHPPPFSSTEEQRLNTLCPVRALQSYVSRTADFRRTDQLFVSWSTTHKGKPLSRQRLSHWIVEAISVAYSCKGLLPPQGLRAHSTRSIAASWALFRGVSVQDICAAASWATPHTFVKFYRLDVSGPSLAQVVLGAGAPGLE from the coding sequence ATGCCTACGTCTGCTCGGCCTGATGGCATCAGTGATAGCTGTGGTGCATTTAGGTCTGTTGATGATGAGAGATTTTCAGCGGTGGGTTGCAGCTTTGCGCCTGTGCCCGCGCCGTCACCTCAACCGCAGAGTGAAAGTGACTCAGACCTGTGTGAAGTCTCTCCGTCAGTGGAGGAACGCAGGGGCGTTCACCACGGGGGTCCCGCTGGGGACGGTGACGTCCAGGGTTACCATGACGACGGACGCTTCCCTGTCAGGGTGGGGAGCAACGATGTCAGGCAGAGCAGTGAATGGCTCCTGGGGTCCAGAAATGGCCCAGATTCACATAAATGTTTTGGAGCTCTGGGCAGTGTTTCTAGCGCTGAAACATTTCCTGCAATTTCTCCGAGGCCGTCATGTTCTGGTGAAAACAGACAACTCCACTGTGGTAGCCTATGTCAACCGTCAGGGAGGCACTCGCTCACTACGGTTACACAAGTTGGCTCGGGAGATGATACTGTGGAGCAGCACCAGGCTCCTATCACTCAGGGCAACACATGTGCCGGGAGTTCTGAACAGAGGGGCGGACTTGATGTCTCGTGGGAATCCTCTGTACGGAGAATGGTCTCTGCACCCGCAGGTTGTGGACCAGATTTGGAAGAGATACGGCCGAGCCGCCGTAGATCTCTTCGCCTCGCAGGAAAACGCCCGCTGTCCGCTGTTTTTCTCCCTGTCGGACATCACTGCACCTCTCGGTGTGGATGCTCTGGCTCACCCGTGGCCAAACGTGCTGCTCTACGCATTCCCTCCCCTCAGTCTGATTTCCCCCACCCTGGCCAGGGTGAGGGAGCAGAATCTGTCTCTCATACTGGTGGCGCCAAGATGGCCGTCCAAACACTGGGTGGCGGAAATAGTTCAGATGTTGGCGGGCGACCCCTGGCCTCTGCCCATACGCAGAGACCTCCTGTCCCAGGCACACGGGGAGATTTACCACCCCCACCCAGACCGCGTGGCGCTCTGGGCCTGGCCCGTGAGAGGTTTAATTTGGACGCAGCAGGACTGCCTCCGCAGGTTATAGACACCATTCAGAGTGCAAGGGCTTCCTCCACCCGTGCTTTGTACGGCTGTAAATGGCGGGTTTTCGAGGAATGGTGTGAGTCTAGACTCACGGTCCCTTTTCAGTGTTCAGTTGTGGACCTGTTGTGTTTTCTACAGGAGCTGGTGGATAAAGGAAGAGCTTTTTCCACAGTAAAAGTGTACCTCGCTGCCATCTCAGCATGTCACGTGGGTTTTGGTGATAAACCGGTGGGACAGCACCCCCTGGTTTGTTGCTTTATGAAAGGTGCACGTAGAAAGCTCCCAGTTTCTAGGCACCTGGTTCCACTGTGGGACCTTCTGGTGGTGCTGGATGCCCTTTCTCGGCATCCCTTTGAGCCTTTGGAGGCTGTGGGGAtgaagtttgtgtctctgaAAACGGTGCTGCTTTTGGCTTTGTCTACGGCGAAGCGCGTGAGCGACCTTCAGGCATTGTCTATCCGcccttcctgtctacagttcgGTCCGGGACTCTCCAAGGTTTGCTTGCGGCCCAATCCGGCTTTTGTGCCTAAGGTGGTGGAGTCGGCTTACAGGTGTCCCACAGTAGAGTTGCTGGCTTTTCACCCGCCTCCATTCTCCTCGACGGAGGAGCAGAGGCTTAACACTTTGTGTCCGGTGAGGGCTCTGCAGTCCTACGTGAGTAGGACGGCAGATTTCAGGCGTACTGACCAGCTGTTTGTTTCCTGGTCCACTACCCATAAGGGCAAGCCATTGTCCCGCCAGAGGCTGTCTCACTGGATTGTGGAGGCCATTTCTGTGGCGTACAGTTGCAAAGGTTTGCTGCCGCCCCAGGGTTTGCGTGCTCATTCCACCAGGAGTATAGCTGCTTCCTGGGCTCTGTTTAGAGGGGTGTCTGTTCAGGATATTTGTGCTGCGGCGAGCTGGGCTACGCCTCACACCTTTGTCAAGTTTTACAGGCTAGATGTCTCTGGTCCTTCTTTGGCCCAGGTGGTGCTCGGTGCCGGTGCTCCGGGGTTGGAGTGA